TCCTAGCCACTCCCATTTGATCTCATTAAAAccatttaatttctttgtgaaaaataagaTGATATCAAAGAATAAATTGtggtgggctggccccgtggcatactggttaaattcagtgtgctctgctccagcagcccaggtttggttcctgggcacagacctacaccactcatcagcagccatgctgtggcagtgacccacatacaaaacagaggaagactggcacagatgttaactcagggtgaatcttccttagtaaaaaaaaaaaggggggaggggggcagccccatggccgagtggttaagttcgtgcgctctgctacggtggcccagggtttcaccagtttggatcctgggtgtggacatggcatcgcttgacaagccatgctgtggcaagtatcccatgtataaagtagaggaagatgggcagggatgttagttcagggccagtcttcctcagcaaaaagaggaggattgacggcagatgttagctcagggctaatcttccttaaaaaaaaagaaaagaggggctggcctgatggctgagtagttaagtttgtgcgctccactttgatggaccagggtttcactggttcgaatcctgggcgcagacatggtaacgctcatcaaggcatgctgaggtagtgtcccacgtaccacaactagaaggacccacaactaaaatatatacaactatgtactggggggctttggggagaaaaagaaaaaataaaatatttttttaaaaaagaataaattgtggAAACGACAAGGTGGAAGTCTGACCCTATTTTAGCTGTTCTCAGGGGGCACAAGGGTGCTGAGAGTGGTTTTcatctgcctcctgcctccttgaGACCCAGCTGGCCTGAGTGTGTATGAAACAGGACCTTCTCCCTGGGTCAACCTGGCTGGGGGGTACCCCTAGGTGCCCGGCTCTCCATTGTGGCGGCTGCCCTCTCGGTTCCACATCTCGTTCTCCTGCCGAAGCCGCTGGTTCTCCGTGCGGAGCCTCTCTACCTCAGCAGCCAGCTCCTCCACCTGGCGACAGGGCTGCCGGCTGATGCACCCTTGCAGCTGCTGCAGTCTCCTTGTCTCCTCCTCGGCCTGTGACAGCCGCCTCTCCAGATCCAGGTAGTCTTGCACCAGCTCCTGCTTGCTGAGGCCCTGGAGGCGCTCGGTGTGGTAGCGCTCGTAAGCCTCCGAGAAATCCCTCTGCTGGAACTCACCATGAACTTGGCCCCCGTCGCTGTCCCCTGCCTCACTGTCCCCGCTGGAGCCTGGGTGGGAGGCCCCATGGGGCACATCCAAGTTGGGCTCCACAGGGTCTCGGTCATTCATCAGGAACTGGGTGGTATTGTAGGGGGCCACGGGCTGGCCTTTGGCGAACATCTCCTCACGGACTCGGGAGGCTCTCTGGCCCTGCCTCTCATCCTGCTGTCGCttctcagcccagctcagctccagATAGGGCCGCCAGTGCCGCCTGCGCTTTGACGGCCGCCGTCGGTGCCTCTTCCGGCCCAGCACAGCCTCTCCCGAGCAGCTCCCTGGGCTCCGGGTCCAGGGACCCCTAGTTTTCCAGCCCAGGCCACCGCCAGTCCCAGGAGGATCTTCCTCCTCCAAGCGGCTTTCCATCTGGGGTGTCAGGGGCAGGGAACCACCAGGGTCATGAGGCTCAGGGCGGGTtgtggggctcccaggggtgccAGAAGTCTAAAGAGAGAGGACAATGGAGGACGGATCACAGACAGTCTGTCCCTGGTGGTGGAATCCTTCCCCATCCACCCAGCCTGAAGCTGACCTTCCCACACCCAGCTACCTTGGTCCCTCTCTAGCCCCATCTGTATGTTTATGGGCTTACCTGCTACTGTTTGCCCCCAACCCTCCCCACGCAAATTCAGGCTGAAAACAGGAATTTGGCCTGTGTATTTCACTCCGTAATTTCAATGCCTAGAACGGTAGttagcacagagtaggcactcactAAATACTGTTTGAATGAACgaagcaggaggaggaaatgggatgGAAAGTGCCTGCTGATGCATTTCGGGGATCAGAAGCCCAAGGAGCactgctcttccctcttcctacAGCGCGTACCTTTCAGACAGAGCTGGCTTCTTGGGCAAGTggcctgtgcagtcacacagagCCCCTGTTCATAAAGGCCCCATGCTCTgcttaatgctctgctgttactGTCTTGTACTTCTTAATAATTTCTGAATAAAGAGCCCTTTGCACtgagccccacaaattatgtagcaaATCCTGCTTCCAGCTATGTCTATGGCTGACTCTTTTTCATCCTTTAGGGCTTAGTTCCAATGTCCCTTCTTCaaagaggccctccctgaccacccaaCCTAAAGTAGTCCCCTCATCTCCCCTTCCCAGTGCCTCCCTATCGCCTGACACAGTTAATGTCCCATGTAGCATTTAGCACGTTACCATTTACCATCTGTCTTCCTCCTGTAAGAATGTGTCTTGTCAGACTCATTACAGGagacaaactggtggttaccagagatggGAGGCGttgttgggggtgggcaaaataggtgaaggagattaagaggtacaaacttctagttataaaataggGCCCAGCCCGGGGCGCAGGAGTTAAGTGCGCAcgtgccggtttggatcccgggtacggacatggcaccgcttggcacaccacgctgtggtaggcatcccacatataaagtagaggaagatgggcacggatgttagctcagggccagtctttcttggcgaaaagaggaggattggcagcagttagctcagggctcatcttcctcaaaaaaaaataaataaataaataaaataaaataaaataaaataaataagtcacagggatgtaatggatagcatagggaatatagtccaTAATATTgcaataactttgtatggtgacagatgctaactagacttattgtggtgatcattttgtaatgtatataaatatcgaatcactacgatgtacatctgaaactaataggatattgtacatcaattataattcaatttaaaaaaaaaagaatgtgcctCATCTCTGCAGTTCACCACTGTGTCCCTACACATGGCCAaggtaagtgctcaatgaatacATGTTAAATGACATAAACCCCTAAGAGAGGGGGATCCAAAAGATATTAGAACACGAGACTCTCCTTTCAGTCATTCTAGGGTGAAGAAGATGAGAGAATTCTAGAATATATCTAAGAGGTGGGAAGGATTCTGTCAAGACAGTGTGTGTTCAGGGCATCCGTTTATCTGTCGTGGTGAGGGTGGGCGTGTGGGGGACGGAGAATGAATTGCCTGAAGTTTGTGGTTTGGGGAATTCTAATAATAACCACTACCACTGGCATGTTGTTTTATAATGTACAACGCATGGTTCAGAGGCATCCAAGCATGGGTCCACATGCACACATGGTGTGTACCAGGTGACATGGCAGCCCTGGAAGAGTGGAGGGGTATTCTGTGCATTCTGGACTCTCGGAAGTTCTCTTCGTAATTTGGGATGGGGAATGTTGGAGAGTGCgggtgtgtgtggtgtttgtTGTGTTGTATTGTTACTTCACCCGCAGGGAGACCATCAATCAAGTGACAGGCCTTGGCTCCACCAGTGTCTTTGGCCAAGTGAGACAGAGCTTCTGTCCCTGAGAAAAAGGCAAGGCTGCTGGGACTCTGAGGCAGGGTGGCTTGTGTGTGCGTGCACAATCATTCACCTGCTCCCAGCTCTCAGCAAACGTCCCCTAGTGATCTTTTCCTCCACCcaagccagccctgcccctcagctCCACATGCTGCCTCCCTCCTGAAGGCCTGTCCCCCTACCACAGTTACGACTTTGCAGATAAGCTGTATGATCTGGCGAGTTATTTGCCTTCTCTGAACCTTCTAGCCCTGACATGCCATGAACTCCAAATTAAATAAATCCAGAAAACACTGGAAGTGGCTAAGTAGGTGGGTCAGCGAGCTGAGTTCCTTCCTCACCTATAGGAGCTGTGGGCTAGGGGAGAAGAATGGGCTAGGTGGGAGCAATGAGAGAACACATGGGCCCAGAGGGTTTGGGCTCCTCTTTCCTGATGAGCAGGTGACGTTCTCTGAAGGTCTGATATAAtctgtctctcccctctctcctgggtGACATACTACCACCCACCCCCATCCTAAATTATGAACCAATTGTTCAAACTCTTCTGCCTGCTTCCAACTTGATTCTCAGCCTGGACAAAACACAAGGCAGGGTTCTGTAGTCAGAGGACCTAAGTTTAAACCCTCGGTCTTTTGCTTGCTGGCTGCATGGTTCTAGGTATTTCAGCTCTCAGAACTCTAGCCTCTTCGAAATGGAAAAGTCATTCCTACCTTGAAACCATTTCATGAGATACCACAGATTTAGCATCTGACATGTTGCCCAGAGCACAGTAGAGACTCACTTAAAAGCACTGGTTTTTCCAAATCTGCCAACACATCTGAGACAAGAAGCCAGGATCCCAGTTGGCAGGTCCATGTCCAGGGCACCTGGGTGGTTGGGAGGGTGGGGCTTACCTTGGCCGCCTCCAGGGCTGCTGGTGACTCTGTATTACAGTTAGTCTGCTTCGGAGTAGCCACCTTCTTCTGAAAGTTCCAAATCTTTCAGCAGATGCCTTTAACTAGTGACACCTGCTTTAAATAACAGACAGTGAAGTCCTGAAGTAGAATTTTCAGGAAGACTCTGGCTGCCCCGGTATTTTTTACCAAGGCAGTGGCAGCCATTTTGTAGCAAGACCTTCATTTTCATATGAAGCCTCTGATGGCCGCCTCCACACCCTGGTTTTCACACCTCAAGCCAGCAAGGGGCCAAATGGGAATTAAGGGGCTATCTTCCCAGATTTGTTCCTCAGGCCCCAGGCCAGAGCTTACATCCTATACTGTTCTTCTGGAAGTCACTGAGGCCAGGCTGGCAGCTAGGAAAGTAGGCCTAAGCTTTGTTCCCCCCAACAACCAGGAGACTGCCTGCCCGGAGAGGCGAATATACAGCGATGACCGGGAAAGGCTGGGAGTGGAGTGGGTCAGTGGTTCCAATGAGAAAATACTAGCAGGCTCAGAAGGCGTCCTTTCCCCACTGCCTCCGGAGGCCCCAACCTGGACTGcagtctcccctctccccttcctcctcccccctcccccttcctccctcctccttcccccctctCCAAGGCTGGGTTCAAATCAATGCCTCAACAAATACGGCTGGGGCCTGGGCCGAGCCTGGGGCTGAGGTCTTTCCATCCGCAGTGCctggcctgcctccctccttcctctcaggaGGGGAAACagaaaaggggaaggagaagtCTTTGCACTACAAGCAGCTGGGAAGGAAACCCAACTGGGATAAAGGATGGATTCCTTGGAAACGGGGAAATGGTCCGGGAAGGAAATTTTGCAA
The sequence above is drawn from the Equus przewalskii isolate Varuska chromosome 10, EquPr2, whole genome shotgun sequence genome and encodes:
- the HEXIM2 gene encoding LOW QUALITY PROTEIN: protein HEXIM2 (The sequence of the model RefSeq protein was modified relative to this genomic sequence to represent the inferred CDS: deleted 1 base in 1 codon; substituted 1 base at 1 genomic stop codon), with the translated sequence MLIRLPKLEELQSPAGIALPGVTSXRHLLKDLELQKKVATPKQTNCNTESPAALEAAKTSGTPGSPTTRPEPHDPGGSLPLTPQMESRLEEEDPPGTGGGLGWKTRGPWTRSPGSCSGEAVLGRKRHRRRPSKRRRHWRPYLELSWAEKRQQDERQGQRASRVREEMFAKGQPVAPYNTTQFLMNDRDPVEPNLDVPHGASHPGSSGDSEAGDSDGGQVHGEFQQRDFSEAYERYHTERLQGLSKQELVQDYLDLERRLSQAEEETRRLQQLQGCISRQPCRQVEELAAEVERLRTENQRLRQENEMWNREGSRHNGEPGT